CCGTCGTTCTTGCCAGAGTTTTTTCttagtcttgcaacgattggAGTACTTTCAATGGtttcgcagttatttacccAGGATTTTCGTATAGATCGTCTCAGTCCTCTGCAATATTCGGTTAGGGATCTCCTGTATTAAAATCAATCCGAAGTATttttagctctgttgaacagttttCACGCTGTTTTGCAAAGCCTCTCTAGCCTTTGTTTCGCCAAGATACGATTCTTGTCGAAGCAAACTCTTTTTGATGAACAACTACTGTGATAGACAGAGACTACTGTATTGTTTGATTCCTCTGAAATTGATTCTAGTTATTGAATCGACCTTATTATTAGGAATAGGAATTTTTTACTCGAATTCaagtaatatatatttttttctctattatagtgactttcaacacatttcggctggttcgtcacttttacttccatttttggaagaatgtcgggagtgagaattgaaatcgtgatctctgcgtgagaggtatggatgttaccactacgtcagatcgcctccacagttCAAGTAATAGTTccctgtttgttttttttaaatcacgcTATTCTCTCTGTACTGTAAAGCCACAAtaccattcaaaaataatgtgtctgTGATCAGAAAAGAACGCCTCTTCTGAAACGTCCAGTTGTGTTTTTTCCAGAAATTAACAAACTGCACTTCGCATCTCGTTATGTAAATGAACctttaaaaataaacgaatgattgaaaaaaactgaaagaaaaATCAGTAATTAAAGATAAACGACTGGTTGGATATTTCATAAACCGCCATAAGGTGGAACGAATgagatgaaataaaaagtttttgaatttcTCTTGGACAAATAAATACACAGTAACATCATCCCAGTGTGTTATACATACTTTTTTATAACAAAAATATTCACATCAACTCTAACTTTATGTCGGAAATCTACTAGAGTACGAAGCATCAGACCGCTCTAATCGTAACGCTTACTCACTCGAACACCCGTAACATTGAAGATTCGCAATTTTTACTTCCGTTAACACTTCATCTGGCTAGAAAATCATCTTCAATGCGGACAAGAAATACAAACTCACCAGCCCTCGGTAAAGGTAGTATAAGTTCAATTTCAAAATCGCCCAATTCTCTCGCAAACAGGTCGAGAGTTTGCGCCAGGGGTCGGTTGCTTCCAGATATTCCTGATTGCCAACACTTTTGATGCAGCACTTGCTCATCACCCAGAAGGCTGTCATACGATTTTGGGTTTTCAGGGTAGTCTCGATGCCTCGAATGAGATCGTTCGTCTTCAGCACCAGCAACATCTGTCGGTCAACTTTCTCCAAAACTTCCGAGATGTGCGGTATGACCATTTTTCCTTCCTTCTGCATCAACTCTTTCTGAGAATGAAGACCATTATGAGCTTTCATCACATCTCGAAGTGAGAGCAAATCTTACCTCGGTGTCGTCCTGTTTGACCCTGTCAATCCCACTTACAACCGAATTCCACGGTCTTCCGGTAACCATGCATGCAAACAATCCCCACATGCGACCCTCGACACCAAGGGCGTGCGCATGCTTCCTCATACCGTGCTGATCTACCTTTAGAATGCTGAGCCATAGTTTGGAATACTCGTATCGAAACTTCTCCGTCAAATCGGCGTACAATCCGTGATCGAGCAGTATCACTTCCGTGTCACCTTTATCGCTTTTCCTAACGAGAATATTGCCCGGATGTGGATCACTGTGGACAAAACCTTTCAGAAAAATCATGTTCGCATACAGCTGCCCTATCTTGTTGGCTATATCGTACGGATCCAGCTTCTCTTTCTGGATATACTCCAAATCGTTGACTTGGCCACCTTTCACGAATTCCATCGTCAGCACCCGAGAGGTGCTATATTCCCAGTATATCTTGGGAATCTTCAACCATCGATACTCCTTGAACATCGCGGCTACT
The Toxorhynchites rutilus septentrionalis strain SRP chromosome 2, ASM2978413v1, whole genome shotgun sequence genome window above contains:
- the LOC129764524 gene encoding aarF domain-containing kinase 1 translates to MWPLKRVLKYGFVGGSLLGTAVSLHANDYDLNSIGIVRLGRAGVTVFNIATVYRNNLYKREWPDKNDPEYRKLKSATHLQAAEKLLELCRTNRGVYIKVGQHIGALEYLLPHEYVSTMKILHSNAPQNPIEDLYKVIRQDLKVNPDDIFSSFDPEPLGTASLAQVHRATLKDGTEVAVKVQHPYVRGNSRVDTKTMEVMVKLVSWAFPDFKFQWLVNETKRNLPIEMDFEHEGHNAEKVAAMFKEYRWLKIPKIYWEYSTSRVLTMEFVKGGQVNDLEYIQKEKLDPYDIANKIGQLYANMIFLKGFVHSDPHPGNILVRKSDKGDTEVILLDHGLYADLTEKFRYEYSKLWLSILKVDQHGMRKHAHALGVEGRMWGLFACMVTGRPWNSVVSGIDRVKQDDTEKELMQKEGKMVIPHISEVLEKVDRQMLLVLKTNDLIRGIETTLKTQNRMTAFWVMSKCCIKSVGNQEYLEATDPWRKLSTCLRENWAILKLNLYYLYRGLVSLYFLSALKMIF